A single region of the Sorghum bicolor cultivar BTx623 chromosome 9, Sorghum_bicolor_NCBIv3, whole genome shotgun sequence genome encodes:
- the LOC110430010 gene encoding cyclin-dependent kinase inhibitor 1C-like — translation MALSPARGCSVLMALLLVAVVAAAVAAAPAVAAADAKWAPPGERHGAHSHKAPAPALPSAAAPAVAPPTHGTAAAAPGPAPATPPQGAEAPAPSPDHSGGAAAAVLFAWPTVLLVAAGAVAAATMV, via the coding sequence ATGGCACTGTCGCCGGCGAGAGGTTGCTCGGTTCTCATGGCCCTGCTGCTCGTGGCCGTGGTCGCTGCCGCCGTTGCTGCGGCGCCGGCCGTGGCAGCGGCCGACGCGAAGTGGGCGCCGCCCGGGGAGCGCCACGGAGCGCACTCCCACAAGGCCCCGGCGCCAGCGCTGCCTTCGGCAGCTGCGCCAGCCGTAGCGCCTCCTACCCACgggacggcagcggcggcgcctgGCCCGGCCCCGGCGACGCCACCTCAGGGAGCGGAGGCGCCCGCCCCATCGCCTGACCACAGCGGCGGTGCGGCTGCTGCTGTGCTGTTCGCGTGGCCGACTGTGCTCCtggtcgccgccggcgccgtgGCCGCTGCGACGATGGTCTGA